Proteins from one Catenuloplanes atrovinosus genomic window:
- a CDS encoding Tex family protein encodes MAASAGAINQRIAEELGVRERQVAAAVELLDGGATVPFIARYRKEVTGTLDDAQLRTLEERLRYLRDLEERRAAILESIHGQGKLTEELQAQILAADSKARLEDIYLPFKPKRRTKAQIAREAGLEPLADRLIGDPLTDPATEAAGYVDEAKGVATAQAALDGARAILVERFSEDADLIGTLREQVWSRGVLSAKVREGKEEAGAKFKDYFDFSEPLTKLPSHRILAMFRGEKEEVLELSLRPDAEEAEGPTTYEAAIAARFGIADQGRPADRWLRDTVRWAWRTRIMVHLEINLRSRLWQAAEEEAVRVFAANLRDLLLAAPAGNRVTMGLDPGLRTGVKVAVVDGTGKVVDTATIYPHEPRRKWDESIATLAALATKHHVDLIAIGNGTASRETDKLAGDLIKAFPQLGLTKIVVSEAGASVYSASAYASEELPGLDVSLRGAVSIARRLQDPLAELVKIDPRSIGVGQYQHDLSEVKLSRSLDAVVEDCVNGVGVDVNTASAPLLTRVSGIGAGLAENIVLHRDANGPFRSRAALKQVPRLGPKAFEQCAGFLRIPAGDDPLDASGVHPEAYPVVRRIVDATGGDLKSLIGNGSALRRLSPAQFVDEQFGLPTVTDIIAELEKPGRDPRPAFKTAAFADGVETLADLRPGMKLEGVVTNVAAFGAFVDIGVHQDGLVHVSALSKTFVKDPREVVKPGDIVTVKVLDVDIPRKRISLTLRLEDDAEGGGAPRGDRPRGERGGARGQGGGPRSGGGERSGGGERSGGGERGGPRGGDRGQRGGDRAQGGRGGQERRGGGGRDNRSGGGQGGGRPDFGNSAMADALRRAGLDKGLSSGGDSRDSKRR; translated from the coding sequence GTGGCGGCGAGCGCCGGCGCCATCAACCAGCGCATCGCCGAGGAGCTCGGCGTGCGCGAGCGGCAGGTGGCGGCCGCGGTCGAGCTGCTGGACGGCGGCGCGACCGTGCCGTTCATCGCGCGGTACCGCAAGGAGGTGACCGGCACGCTCGACGACGCGCAGCTGCGCACGCTGGAGGAGCGGCTGCGTTACCTGCGCGACCTGGAGGAGCGGCGCGCCGCGATCCTGGAGTCGATCCACGGGCAGGGCAAGCTCACCGAGGAGTTGCAGGCGCAGATCCTGGCCGCCGACTCCAAGGCGCGGCTGGAGGACATCTACCTGCCGTTCAAGCCGAAGCGCCGGACCAAGGCGCAGATCGCCCGCGAGGCCGGCCTGGAGCCGCTCGCCGACCGGCTGATCGGCGACCCGCTGACCGACCCGGCCACCGAGGCCGCCGGTTACGTGGACGAGGCGAAGGGCGTGGCCACGGCGCAGGCGGCGCTGGACGGGGCGCGCGCGATCCTGGTCGAGCGCTTCTCCGAGGACGCGGACCTGATCGGCACGCTGCGCGAGCAGGTCTGGAGCCGCGGTGTGCTGAGCGCCAAGGTGCGGGAGGGCAAGGAGGAGGCCGGCGCCAAGTTCAAGGACTACTTCGACTTCTCCGAGCCGCTGACCAAGCTCCCGTCGCACCGCATCCTCGCCATGTTCCGCGGCGAGAAGGAGGAGGTGCTGGAGCTGTCGCTGCGCCCGGACGCGGAGGAGGCCGAGGGCCCCACCACGTACGAGGCGGCGATCGCCGCGCGGTTCGGCATCGCCGACCAGGGGCGGCCGGCCGACCGCTGGCTGCGGGACACGGTCCGGTGGGCCTGGCGCACCCGGATCATGGTGCACCTGGAGATCAACCTGCGGTCGCGGCTGTGGCAGGCGGCCGAGGAGGAGGCGGTCCGCGTCTTCGCGGCCAACCTGCGCGACCTGCTGCTCGCGGCGCCGGCCGGCAACCGGGTGACCATGGGCCTCGACCCGGGTCTGCGCACCGGCGTGAAGGTCGCGGTGGTGGACGGCACCGGCAAGGTCGTCGACACCGCCACGATCTACCCGCACGAGCCGCGCCGCAAGTGGGACGAGTCGATCGCCACGCTGGCCGCGCTGGCCACGAAGCACCACGTCGACCTGATCGCGATCGGCAACGGCACCGCGTCCCGGGAGACGGACAAGCTCGCCGGTGACCTGATCAAGGCGTTCCCGCAGCTCGGGCTCACGAAGATCGTGGTGTCCGAGGCGGGCGCGTCCGTCTACTCCGCCTCGGCGTACGCGTCCGAGGAACTGCCCGGGCTGGACGTGTCGCTGCGCGGCGCGGTCTCCATCGCCCGCCGCCTCCAGGACCCGCTCGCCGAGCTGGTGAAGATCGACCCGCGCTCCATCGGCGTCGGGCAGTACCAGCACGACCTGTCCGAGGTGAAGCTGTCCCGCTCGCTCGACGCGGTGGTGGAGGACTGTGTGAACGGCGTCGGCGTGGACGTGAACACCGCGTCCGCCCCGCTGCTCACCCGGGTCTCCGGCATCGGCGCCGGCCTCGCGGAGAACATCGTGCTGCACCGCGACGCGAACGGTCCGTTCCGGTCCCGGGCCGCGCTCAAGCAGGTGCCGCGCCTCGGGCCGAAGGCGTTCGAGCAGTGCGCGGGCTTCCTGCGCATCCCGGCCGGTGACGACCCGCTCGACGCGTCCGGCGTGCACCCGGAGGCGTACCCGGTGGTTCGCCGGATCGTGGACGCGACCGGCGGCGACCTGAAGTCGCTGATCGGCAACGGCAGCGCGCTGCGCCGCCTCTCCCCCGCGCAGTTCGTGGACGAGCAGTTCGGTCTGCCCACGGTCACCGACATCATCGCGGAGCTGGAGAAGCCGGGCCGGGACCCGCGACCGGCGTTCAAGACCGCGGCGTTCGCGGACGGCGTGGAGACGCTCGCCGACCTGCGGCCCGGCATGAAGCTGGAGGGCGTGGTCACGAACGTGGCCGCGTTCGGCGCGTTCGTCGACATCGGCGTGCACCAGGACGGCCTGGTGCACGTGTCCGCGCTGTCCAAGACGTTCGTCAAGGACCCGCGCGAGGTGGTCAAGCCGGGCGACATCGTCACGGTCAAGGTGCTCGACGTGGACATCCCGCGCAAGCGCATCTCGCTGACGCTGCGCCTGGAGGACGACGCCGAGGGCGGCGGCGCGCCGCGCGGCGACCGGCCCCGGGGCGAACGCGGCGGTGCGCGCGGCCAGGGCGGCGGCCCCCGTAGCGGCGGCGGCGAGCGCAGTGGCGGCGGCGAGCGCAGTGGCGGCGGCGAGCGCGGCGGGCCCAGGGGTGGCGATCGCGGCCAGCGTGGCGGCGATCGTGCGCAGGGTGGTCGCGGTGGTCAGGAGCGCCGGGGCGGCGGCGGACGGGACAACCGGTCCGGCGGCGGCCAGGGCGGCGGCCGTCCGGACTTCGGCAACTCCGCGATGGCGGACGCGCTGCGCCGGGCCGGGCTGGACAAGGGCCTGTCCTCCGGCGGCGACTCGCGCGACTCCAAGCGGCGCTGA